The Dromaius novaehollandiae isolate bDroNov1 chromosome 32, bDroNov1.hap1, whole genome shotgun sequence genome includes a window with the following:
- the TP53 gene encoding cellular tumor antigen p53 isoform X2, whose translation MAEELEPLLEAPLSEGFLDLWNMLPDNMHSLPLPDEPPPWEPSALALPPAVPTAAAAVAPPRDPGVRAPPLVPSTEDYGGRYDFRLGFLQSGTAKSVTCTYSPELNKLYCQLAKPCPVQVRVGAPPPPGTRLRAAAVYKKSEHLAEVVRRCPHHERCGPPGDGLAPAQHLIRVEGNPQARYHDDETTKRHSVSVPYEPPEVGSDCTTVLYNFMCNSSCMGGMNRRPILAILTLEDPGGELLGRRCFEVRVCACPGRDRKTEEENFRKKGGAKGGAKRAEAPESSKKRVLSPDAEVFLLQVRGRRRYEMLKEINEALEAAEGAGRPPRPVKARRERGEGPLPHSGKKLLVKGEAADSD comes from the exons ATGGCGGAGGAGCTGGAGCCGCTGCTGGAGGCGCCGCTCTCCGAGGGCTTCCTCGACCTCTGGAACAT gctcCCTGATAACATGCACTCGCTGCCCCTCCCTGATGAGCCGCCCCCCTGG GAGCCGTCGGCCCTGGCGCTGCCCCCCGCGGTGCCCactgcggcggcggcggtggccccCCCacgggaccccggcgtccgggcccccccgctGGTGCCCTCCACCGAGGACTACGGCGGCCGCTACGACTTCCGCCTCGGCTTCCTGCAGTCCGGCACCGCCAAGTCCGTCACCTGCACC TACTCGCCGGAGCTGAACAAGCTGTACTGCCAGCTGGCCAAGCCCTGCCCCGTGCAGGTGCGCgtgggggccccgccgccccccggcacccgcctccgcgccgccgccgtctaCAAGAAGTCGGAGCACCTGGCCGAGGTGGTGCGTCGCTGCCCCCACcacgagcgctgcggcccccccggcgACG GCCTGGCCCCGGCCCAGCACCTCATCCGCGTCGAGGGCAACCCCCAGGCCCGCTACCACGACGACGAGACCACCAAGCGCCACAGCGTCTCGGTGCCCTACGAACCGCCGGAG GTGGGCTCGGACTGCACCACGGTGCTCTACAACTTCATGTGCAACAGCTCGTGCATGGGGGGTATGAACAGGCGGCCGATCCTCGCCATCCTCACCCTGGAGGACCCCGG gggggagctgctggggcgcCGCTGCTTCGAGGTCCGGGTCTGCGCCTGCCCCGGCCGCGACCGCAAGACGGAGGAGGAAAACTTCCGGAAGAAGGGCGGGGCCAAGGGCGGGGCCAAGCGAG CTGAGGCCCCCGAGAGCTCCAAGAAGCGGGTGCTGAGCCCCGACGCTGAGGTCTTCCTCCTGCAG gtgcggggccgccgccgctaCGAGATGCTGAAGGAGATCAACGAGGCGCTGGAGGCGGCCGAGGGCGCCGGGCGCCCGCCCAGGCC ggtgaaGGCCCGCCGCGAGCGGGGGGAGGGGCCGCTGCCCCACTCGGGCAAGAAGCTGCTGGTCAAGGGCGAAGCCGCCGACTCCGACTGA
- the SLC16A13 gene encoding monocarboxylate transporter 13 isoform X1, with protein sequence MGAPGPPDGGWGWAVVAGAFVQSALVFGVIRSLGVFVAAFAGAFGAPAGGVSWVASLGIAVLQLGGPLGSTLSTCFGTRPVVMAGGFLSGLGLFLGAFATRLAHLYLSVGLLAGLGWALVFTPSLAAVGRYFTSRRALATGLAVSGASVASFALGPLAQLLMEAYGWRGALLLLAAISLNLVATGALLRPLVLPGEAATPRGPRCRPAPPRLLRHGPFVRYVLAFVLVDAGYYVPYVHAVGRARELGCDEYRAALVTSAAAAADGGGRVFAGWLAARPGARLLRHLFAWAFLTGLALLLLPLGTSYAGLLALALGYGFCAGAVVPLQFSAVAEIVGAGRLLHAIGLMQMFESLGSLLGAPLAGWLRDLMGNYTVSFIAAGAFLVAGSLLLLTLPGFFGTSPGSGGKEESHDPAAPTPGGPEAAAGPPVPGGPGVI encoded by the exons atgggggcgccggggcccccggacggcggctggggctgggccgtCGTCGCCGGCGCCTTCGTGCAGTCGGCGCTCGTCTTCGGCGTCATCCGCTCGCTCGGCGTCTTCGTCGCCGCCTTTGCGGGGGCCTTCGGGGCGCCGGCCGGCGGCGTCTCCTGGGTGGCCTCGCTGGGCATCGCCGTGCTCCAGCTCGGTG GCCCCCTGGGCAGCACCCTGAGCACCTGCTTCGGCACCCGCCCCGTGGTCATGGCCGGCGGCTTCCTCTCGGGGCTGGGGCTCTTCCTGGGCGCCTTCGCCACCCGCCTGGCCCACCTCTACCTCAGCGTGGGGCTGCTGGCGG GCCTGGGCTGGGCGCTGGTGTTCACGCCCTCGCTGGCGGCCGTGGGCCGTTACTTCACGTCGCGGCGGGCCCTGGCCACGGGGCTGGCAGTGTCGGGCGCCAGCGTCGCCTCCTTCGCCCTGGGGCCCCTGGCGCAGCTGCTGATGGAGGCCTACGGCTGGCggggggccctgctgctgctggccgccaTCTCCCTCAACCTGGTGGCCACGGGGGCCCTGCTGCGGCCGCTGGTGCTCCCCGGCGAGGCGGCAACACCGCGGGGGCCCCggtgccgcccggcgccgccccggctccTCCGCCACGGCCCCTTCGTCCGCTACGTCCTGGCCTTCGTCCTGGTGGACGCTGGCTACTACGTGCCCTACGTCCACGCCGTGGGGCGGGCCCGCGAGCTGGGCTGCGACGAGTACCGGGCCGCCTTGGTGAcatcggcggcggcggcggccgacgGCGGCGGCCGCGTCTTCGCCGGCTGGttggccgcccggcccggcgcccgctTGCTGCGGCACCTCTTCGCCTGGGCCTTCCTCACGGGGctggccctcctcctcctcccgctggGCACCTCCTACGCCGGCCTGCTGGCCCTGGCGCTGGGCTACGGGTTCTGCGCCGGCGCTGTCGTGCCCCTCCAGTTCTCCGCCGTGGCCGAGATCGTCGGCGCCGGGCGCCTCCTCCACGCCATCGGCCTCATGCAGATGTTCGAGAGCCTCGGCTCGCTGCTGGGCGCCCCGCTCGCCG GTTGGCTGCGGGACCTGATGGGGAACTACACGGTCTCCTTCATCGCCGCCGGCGCCTTCCTCGTGGCcggcagcctcctcctcctcaccctcccCGGCTTCTTCGGCACCTCCCCGGGCTCCGGCGGCAAAGAGGAGAGTCACGACCCGGCGGCCCCAACCCCTGGAGGCCCCGAGGCCGCAGCGGGCCCCCCTGTGCCGGGAGGCCCCGGGGTGATCTAG
- the SLC16A13 gene encoding monocarboxylate transporter 13 isoform X2 yields the protein MGAPGPPDGGWGWAVVAGAFVQSALVFGVIRSLGVFVAAFAGAFGAPAGGVSWVASLGIAVLQLGGLGWALVFTPSLAAVGRYFTSRRALATGLAVSGASVASFALGPLAQLLMEAYGWRGALLLLAAISLNLVATGALLRPLVLPGEAATPRGPRCRPAPPRLLRHGPFVRYVLAFVLVDAGYYVPYVHAVGRARELGCDEYRAALVTSAAAAADGGGRVFAGWLAARPGARLLRHLFAWAFLTGLALLLLPLGTSYAGLLALALGYGFCAGAVVPLQFSAVAEIVGAGRLLHAIGLMQMFESLGSLLGAPLAGWLRDLMGNYTVSFIAAGAFLVAGSLLLLTLPGFFGTSPGSGGKEESHDPAAPTPGGPEAAAGPPVPGGPGVI from the exons atgggggcgccggggcccccggacggcggctggggctgggccgtCGTCGCCGGCGCCTTCGTGCAGTCGGCGCTCGTCTTCGGCGTCATCCGCTCGCTCGGCGTCTTCGTCGCCGCCTTTGCGGGGGCCTTCGGGGCGCCGGCCGGCGGCGTCTCCTGGGTGGCCTCGCTGGGCATCGCCGTGCTCCAGCTCGGTG GCCTGGGCTGGGCGCTGGTGTTCACGCCCTCGCTGGCGGCCGTGGGCCGTTACTTCACGTCGCGGCGGGCCCTGGCCACGGGGCTGGCAGTGTCGGGCGCCAGCGTCGCCTCCTTCGCCCTGGGGCCCCTGGCGCAGCTGCTGATGGAGGCCTACGGCTGGCggggggccctgctgctgctggccgccaTCTCCCTCAACCTGGTGGCCACGGGGGCCCTGCTGCGGCCGCTGGTGCTCCCCGGCGAGGCGGCAACACCGCGGGGGCCCCggtgccgcccggcgccgccccggctccTCCGCCACGGCCCCTTCGTCCGCTACGTCCTGGCCTTCGTCCTGGTGGACGCTGGCTACTACGTGCCCTACGTCCACGCCGTGGGGCGGGCCCGCGAGCTGGGCTGCGACGAGTACCGGGCCGCCTTGGTGAcatcggcggcggcggcggccgacgGCGGCGGCCGCGTCTTCGCCGGCTGGttggccgcccggcccggcgcccgctTGCTGCGGCACCTCTTCGCCTGGGCCTTCCTCACGGGGctggccctcctcctcctcccgctggGCACCTCCTACGCCGGCCTGCTGGCCCTGGCGCTGGGCTACGGGTTCTGCGCCGGCGCTGTCGTGCCCCTCCAGTTCTCCGCCGTGGCCGAGATCGTCGGCGCCGGGCGCCTCCTCCACGCCATCGGCCTCATGCAGATGTTCGAGAGCCTCGGCTCGCTGCTGGGCGCCCCGCTCGCCG GTTGGCTGCGGGACCTGATGGGGAACTACACGGTCTCCTTCATCGCCGCCGGCGCCTTCCTCGTGGCcggcagcctcctcctcctcaccctcccCGGCTTCTTCGGCACCTCCCCGGGCTCCGGCGGCAAAGAGGAGAGTCACGACCCGGCGGCCCCAACCCCTGGAGGCCCCGAGGCCGCAGCGGGCCCCCCTGTGCCGGGAGGCCCCGGGGTGATCTAG
- the TP53 gene encoding cellular tumor antigen p53 isoform X1, whose amino-acid sequence MAEELEPLLEAPLSEGFLDLWNMLPDNMHSLPLPDEPPPWEPSALALPPAVPTAAAAVAPPRDPGVRAPPLVPSTEDYGGRYDFRLGFLQSGTAKSVTCTYSPELNKLYCQLAKPCPVQVRVGAPPPPGTRLRAAAVYKKSEHLAEVVRRCPHHERCGPPGDGLAPAQHLIRVEGNPQARYHDDETTKRHSVSVPYEPPEVGSDCTTVLYNFMCNSSCMGGMNRRPILAILTLEDPGGELLGRRCFEVRVCACPGRDRKTEEENFRKKGGAKGGAKRALTPPAEAPESSKKRVLSPDAEVFLLQVRGRRRYEMLKEINEALEAAEGAGRPPRPVKARRERGEGPLPHSGKKLLVKGEAADSD is encoded by the exons ATGGCGGAGGAGCTGGAGCCGCTGCTGGAGGCGCCGCTCTCCGAGGGCTTCCTCGACCTCTGGAACAT gctcCCTGATAACATGCACTCGCTGCCCCTCCCTGATGAGCCGCCCCCCTGG GAGCCGTCGGCCCTGGCGCTGCCCCCCGCGGTGCCCactgcggcggcggcggtggccccCCCacgggaccccggcgtccgggcccccccgctGGTGCCCTCCACCGAGGACTACGGCGGCCGCTACGACTTCCGCCTCGGCTTCCTGCAGTCCGGCACCGCCAAGTCCGTCACCTGCACC TACTCGCCGGAGCTGAACAAGCTGTACTGCCAGCTGGCCAAGCCCTGCCCCGTGCAGGTGCGCgtgggggccccgccgccccccggcacccgcctccgcgccgccgccgtctaCAAGAAGTCGGAGCACCTGGCCGAGGTGGTGCGTCGCTGCCCCCACcacgagcgctgcggcccccccggcgACG GCCTGGCCCCGGCCCAGCACCTCATCCGCGTCGAGGGCAACCCCCAGGCCCGCTACCACGACGACGAGACCACCAAGCGCCACAGCGTCTCGGTGCCCTACGAACCGCCGGAG GTGGGCTCGGACTGCACCACGGTGCTCTACAACTTCATGTGCAACAGCTCGTGCATGGGGGGTATGAACAGGCGGCCGATCCTCGCCATCCTCACCCTGGAGGACCCCGG gggggagctgctggggcgcCGCTGCTTCGAGGTCCGGGTCTGCGCCTGCCCCGGCCGCGACCGCAAGACGGAGGAGGAAAACTTCCGGAAGAAGGGCGGGGCCAAGGGCGGGGCCAAGCGAG CACTGACACCCCCAGCTGAGGCCCCCGAGAGCTCCAAGAAGCGGGTGCTGAGCCCCGACGCTGAGGTCTTCCTCCTGCAG gtgcggggccgccgccgctaCGAGATGCTGAAGGAGATCAACGAGGCGCTGGAGGCGGCCGAGGGCGCCGGGCGCCCGCCCAGGCC ggtgaaGGCCCGCCGCGAGCGGGGGGAGGGGCCGCTGCCCCACTCGGGCAAGAAGCTGCTGGTCAAGGGCGAAGCCGCCGACTCCGACTGA